A window from Microbacterium profundi encodes these proteins:
- a CDS encoding MFS transporter — MSRRSIPWLVVAGVLVAALSLRAPIIAVTPVLPDIVRDLGIGAASAGLLTMAPVIMFAAITPVAALLIRRAGAELALLLSLSGVLFGTFVRALPGYGSMLAGMFIIGAAITIGNVVVPVIIRRDLPPERTAVATAAYSATLNVGSLVTALGTVPLAELMGWPLALLVWSSVTVVGLALWIVHIVRSKSWRSAERASGEAGKRESGDTGENITGPLPVIVDNRVAAIVRRPIVWMLFAAFGMQSAIYYGMSTWLPTMLIDTTGTDAATAGALASLFQGVAIVGALLAPVLLKYLGAVPAGVLMGACFGTMVIGMLFAPEVAAVWASFGAIAHSSGFVLIFTAMVRVSRSDAEAATMSALVQGGGYVLAALGAPLLGALNEISGGWQVPMLAVIAATAVYSTALVSAMFVALRRG, encoded by the coding sequence GTGAGCCGCCGATCGATCCCGTGGCTTGTCGTCGCGGGCGTGCTCGTCGCGGCGCTCAGCCTGCGCGCGCCCATCATCGCCGTGACTCCGGTGCTGCCGGACATCGTGCGCGACCTGGGTATCGGCGCAGCATCCGCCGGCCTGCTGACGATGGCTCCCGTCATCATGTTCGCGGCGATCACGCCGGTTGCCGCGCTTCTGATCCGACGGGCCGGCGCCGAGCTCGCACTGCTCTTGTCGCTCAGCGGAGTGCTCTTCGGCACGTTCGTGCGCGCGTTGCCCGGCTACGGCTCGATGCTGGCCGGCATGTTCATCATCGGCGCCGCGATCACGATCGGGAACGTCGTCGTCCCGGTGATCATCCGGCGCGACCTTCCGCCCGAGCGCACCGCGGTCGCCACGGCAGCGTATTCGGCGACGCTGAACGTCGGATCGCTCGTGACCGCCCTGGGAACAGTGCCGCTCGCAGAACTCATGGGCTGGCCGCTCGCTCTGCTGGTCTGGAGCTCGGTGACCGTCGTGGGCCTCGCGTTGTGGATCGTCCACATCGTCCGCTCGAAGTCGTGGCGAAGTGCGGAACGCGCATCGGGCGAGGCGGGAAAGCGGGAGAGTGGCGACACCGGCGAGAACATCACGGGGCCGTTGCCCGTCATCGTCGACAACCGTGTCGCAGCGATCGTGCGCCGCCCGATCGTCTGGATGCTCTTCGCCGCGTTCGGTATGCAGTCGGCGATCTACTACGGCATGTCGACCTGGTTGCCGACGATGCTGATCGACACCACAGGCACGGATGCCGCGACCGCAGGCGCACTGGCATCGCTTTTCCAGGGCGTGGCGATCGTCGGGGCGTTGCTCGCCCCGGTGCTGTTGAAGTACCTCGGCGCCGTGCCGGCCGGCGTGCTGATGGGTGCGTGCTTCGGCACGATGGTCATCGGGATGCTGTTCGCCCCTGAGGTGGCGGCCGTGTGGGCCTCGTTCGGAGCGATCGCGCATTCGAGCGGCTTCGTCCTGATCTTCACGGCGATGGTCCGCGTGTCGCGCTCCGACGCCGAGGCGGCGACGATGTCGGCGCTCGTGCAGGGTGGCGGATACGTGCTCGCTGCGCTCGGCGCCCCGCTCCTGGGTGCGCTGAACGAGATCAGCGGAGGGTGGCAGGTGCCGATGCTCGCGGTGATCGCTGCGACGGCTGTCTATTCGACGGCACTCGTGTCGGCGATGTTCGTCGCGCTGCGCCGCGGCTGA
- the trpD gene encoding anthranilate phosphoribosyltransferase has translation MPDSLTWPDVLTTLLERRDLSVWESTWAMRQVMQGKVSDAKLAGFLIALRAKGETIDEIVGFRDAILEAAVPLPVSSNVLDIVGTGGDRVGTVNVSTTAAIIIGATGIPVVKHGNRAASSASGSSDVLGALGLELSLAPDKVAAVLDRTGITFAWAAAFHPGFKHAGGARGELGVPTVFNMLGPLCNPARAEANAVGVAQLERVPLITGVFRTRGATALVFRGDDGLDELTTTGHSRIWEVTLGDIHEHDLDPRDLGIPTADLADLIGGSPEHNAGVLRDTLAGTKGPVRDIVLLNAAAGIVAFELSQDSTQVQRPILDRLRDGYARAEAAVDDGSAAAKLEAWVGATRELASA, from the coding sequence ATGCCTGATTCCCTGACATGGCCCGATGTGCTCACGACTCTCCTGGAGCGACGCGATCTCAGCGTCTGGGAGTCGACGTGGGCGATGCGCCAGGTGATGCAGGGCAAGGTCTCCGATGCCAAGCTTGCGGGTTTCCTGATCGCGTTGCGCGCCAAGGGCGAGACGATCGATGAGATCGTCGGGTTCCGTGATGCCATCCTCGAGGCGGCCGTCCCGTTGCCCGTCTCTTCCAATGTGCTCGACATCGTCGGCACCGGCGGAGATCGCGTCGGGACTGTGAACGTCTCGACCACGGCGGCGATCATCATCGGCGCGACCGGCATCCCCGTCGTCAAGCACGGCAACCGCGCCGCCAGTTCGGCTTCCGGTTCGTCCGACGTTCTGGGTGCGCTCGGCCTCGAGCTCTCGCTTGCTCCGGACAAGGTCGCTGCTGTGCTGGATCGCACGGGCATCACCTTCGCGTGGGCGGCAGCATTTCATCCCGGTTTCAAGCACGCGGGCGGGGCACGTGGGGAACTCGGCGTTCCGACCGTGTTCAACATGCTCGGCCCCCTCTGCAACCCGGCGCGCGCCGAGGCGAATGCCGTCGGTGTGGCGCAGCTCGAACGCGTTCCGCTCATCACCGGCGTGTTCCGGACTCGCGGTGCGACGGCCCTCGTGTTCCGCGGAGACGACGGCCTCGACGAGCTGACGACCACCGGCCACAGCCGCATCTGGGAGGTCACCCTCGGAGACATCCACGAGCACGATCTCGACCCTCGCGATCTCGGCATCCCCACCGCCGATCTCGCGGACCTCATCGGCGGATCTCCCGAGCACAATGCAGGAGTGCTGCGCGACACGCTCGCGGGCACCAAGGGGCCGGTGCGTGACATCGTCCTGCTCAACGCGGCGGCCGGGATCGTCGCATTCGAACTCTCCCAGGACTCGACGCAGGTGCAGCGTCCGATCCTCGACCGCCTTCGCGACGGCTATGCACGCGCGGAAGCGGCTGTAGACGACGGCAGCGCTGCAGCGAAGCTGGAGGCATGGGTGGGCGCGACGCGCGAGCTCGCCTCTGCCTGA
- a CDS encoding PHP domain-containing protein — protein sequence MDPVVALLEIATLLERERASRYRAKAFRQAAATVQGLPDDVLNDPTRLRATKGIGESTFAVIRQVQAGKTPDYLVELRGEVEPERASVLRGKLRGDLHAHTDWSDGTTSIGTMAAAARALGHEYLAITDHSPRLRVARGLSAERLREQMPLVRGESTDGFTMFAGIEVDILEDGALDQDAELLSALDIVVASVHSRLRMESRPMTARMIAAVRSPHVNVLGHCTGRLVQGERGTRAPSQFDARAVFDACAENGVAVEINARPERQDPPDELIAIALDAGCLFSLDSDAHAPGQLSLLDYGAERAEKAGVPAERVVTTWGLERLRAWAE from the coding sequence ATGGATCCCGTCGTCGCACTGCTGGAGATCGCCACTCTGCTCGAGCGGGAACGCGCATCACGGTACCGGGCGAAGGCGTTTCGTCAGGCCGCGGCCACGGTGCAGGGTCTGCCCGACGACGTGCTGAACGATCCGACCCGTCTTCGTGCCACCAAGGGCATCGGCGAGTCGACCTTCGCGGTCATACGTCAGGTCCAGGCAGGGAAGACACCGGACTACCTCGTGGAGCTGCGTGGTGAGGTCGAGCCTGAACGCGCATCGGTGCTTCGCGGAAAGCTGCGAGGCGATCTCCATGCGCACACGGACTGGTCCGACGGGACGACCTCGATCGGAACGATGGCCGCGGCGGCACGCGCTCTCGGGCATGAGTACCTTGCGATCACCGACCATTCTCCCCGCCTCCGGGTCGCCCGGGGGCTGTCCGCCGAACGGCTGCGTGAGCAGATGCCGCTCGTGCGCGGCGAATCGACAGACGGCTTCACGATGTTCGCCGGGATCGAGGTCGACATCCTCGAAGACGGCGCCCTCGACCAGGACGCCGAGTTGCTGAGTGCGCTCGACATCGTGGTGGCATCCGTGCATTCCAGATTGCGCATGGAATCGAGGCCGATGACAGCCCGCATGATCGCCGCGGTGAGGAGTCCTCATGTCAACGTGCTCGGGCACTGCACCGGCCGGCTCGTGCAGGGCGAGCGCGGCACGCGAGCTCCCTCGCAATTCGACGCGCGTGCGGTGTTCGACGCATGCGCCGAGAACGGAGTCGCCGTCGAGATCAATGCGCGACCCGAGCGGCAGGACCCGCCGGATGAGCTGATCGCGATCGCGCTGGATGCCGGTTGTCTGTTCTCGCTCGATTCCGACGCCCATGCGCCGGGGCAGTTGTCACTGCTCGACTACGGGGCGGAGCGAGCCGAGAAGGCCGGAGTACCGGCCGAGCGGGTCGTGACCACATGGGGGCTTGAGCGTCTGAGGGCGTGGGCGGAGTGA
- a CDS encoding 5'-3' exonuclease — MSDRLMLLDTASLYFRAFYGVPDKVKAPDGSPINAARGLLDMIAKLVSLYEPTHIVACWDDDWRPQWRVDLIPSYKAHRVVEIVPAGPDVEEVPDPLEAQIPLIRESLTVLGIPIIGVTAHEADDVIGTLAALATMPVDIVTGDRDLFQLIDDERSIRVIYTARGMSNLDNLTEQSVVAKYSVLPSQYADFATMRGDASDGLPGVPGVGEKTAATLLQTHGDLAGIRAAAEAGEGMSAGLRAKILAATLYLDVAPTVVEVARSLDIAPPTDPVRALDPSEADAAIALAQKWNLGSSMDRAIAALGR; from the coding sequence ATGAGCGACAGGCTGATGCTGCTGGACACCGCGTCCCTCTACTTCCGGGCGTTCTACGGCGTGCCCGACAAGGTGAAGGCTCCCGACGGGTCCCCCATCAACGCAGCGCGCGGGCTCCTCGACATGATCGCCAAACTCGTCTCCCTGTACGAGCCGACCCACATCGTCGCCTGCTGGGATGACGACTGGCGTCCGCAGTGGCGCGTCGACCTCATCCCCAGCTACAAAGCGCATCGTGTCGTCGAGATCGTGCCCGCTGGCCCCGACGTCGAAGAGGTGCCTGATCCGCTCGAGGCTCAGATCCCGCTGATCCGCGAGTCGCTGACGGTACTCGGCATCCCGATCATCGGCGTCACAGCGCACGAGGCCGACGATGTGATCGGCACCCTCGCCGCGCTCGCGACGATGCCGGTCGACATCGTCACGGGTGACCGTGACCTGTTCCAGCTCATCGACGACGAGCGCAGCATCCGTGTCATCTACACCGCCCGAGGAATGAGCAACCTCGACAATCTCACCGAGCAGAGCGTCGTGGCCAAGTACAGCGTGCTCCCCTCGCAGTACGCCGACTTCGCGACCATGCGCGGCGACGCCTCAGACGGACTCCCGGGGGTTCCCGGCGTCGGAGAGAAGACCGCGGCGACCCTCCTGCAGACGCACGGCGACCTCGCCGGCATCCGCGCGGCCGCCGAGGCCGGCGAAGGCATGAGCGCGGGTCTGCGGGCGAAGATCCTCGCGGCAACCCTCTATCTCGACGTGGCGCCCACAGTGGTCGAGGTTGCGCGCTCACTCGATATCGCGCCGCCCACAGATCCGGTGCGTGCGCTCGATCCGTCCGAGGCGGACGCCGCCATCGCGCTCGCGCAGAAGTGGAATCTCGGCTCGTCGATGGACCGCGCGATCGCTGCGCTCGGGCGCTGA